A single region of the Pararge aegeria chromosome 20, ilParAegt1.1, whole genome shotgun sequence genome encodes:
- the LOC120632641 gene encoding uncharacterized protein LOC120632641: MYSGIFVFGSEIFEKPSRDKISLLPLELSWKIFLYLDDASLRSACRASKIWKRIIVSHKKLRGSLNLFELALKMGSKRLARFYKTNQKLMRKMSRKNYLAVGENKVESTRNSNKKAKRAGEDVTIHTKRFRIF, from the exons ATGTATTCAGGAATTTTTGTGTTTGGTTCTGAAATATTTGAGAAGCCTTCTCGTGATAAAATATCCTTATTGCCACTTGAACTTtcttggaaaatattttt atatTTAGATGATGCATCTCTACGTAGTGCCTGTCGTGCAAGTAAAATATGGAAAAGAATTATAGTTagtcataaaaaacttagggGTAGCCTCAATCTGTTCGAACTGGCTctaaaaatgggttctaaaaGATTAGCGCGGTTTTATAAGACAAATCAAAAGTTAATGAGGAAGATGTCCAGAAAAAATTATTTGGCCGTAGGAGAAAACAAAG TTGAATCAACGAGAAACTcgaataaaaaagcaaaaagaGCCGGAGAAGACGTAACAATCCATACGAAgagatttagaattttttga
- the LOC120632524 gene encoding TP53-binding protein 1-like — MEEPSTEPIDIEPASGETDVQLVSEQSNMETKNVSQNLFPESPVYEPEDDPTCLEETLAVEETKEEQKPTDEHPTVHTKRKLSEEATDSSAKIQKLDLDDEEIAVSTQTLDDEVSEITSVAKRKLQEELPSTSRVRTPGRASPRKVKKRSNSAELTPKTPNTPKSRSSSVDITKGRKTPKLKAQLELFKKQTEDNDVIVISSDSSSRPSVEFVAEIPAPKIPETIAEESTSENLDDSQNFHLALSPTPDENENSNESKPISENNVPDYNSEPVIVKDREEIIDAGKMSETKSDGFNYDLKNKSHPKDYNNGKTTDQDTTDSICSGLDSPENPPSVASKLISKLSNGNSSTPTETIAKLGADDITPDMSKLNGNKGKRGKNESFRVSNTTTPSTISPLQNGHSLPVSTPQIPVFDVHVSHNEDCEFLSLYVVRTDNDVGMDMCKEYQRISKRFTIDPYLGDVSVNNSPSSVTSVGMVNLPNRSSFVSTISSTSSSSTRTSDGAFVVPQPPRKSVSNPSSTVKGYEALMKKLQDLFSHIREASATEANRSMNEDKISVGIQASLSNETGFSNGNASPDEVSKCDKATPKSSLKKRVRGRRPIAGKTKRALLPTQPEEVEYMHGMNSPEMVPTNGDSGKMSPKEEKPLSSLIGTPKSVTKLKQKKRPTSPRPATPVEKVVVKTEYPGHPPDTVVLAKWVDKRYYSGKVLEITEPNKYLIKFDDGQSKTLLDDFIIFGDTKKLPLQGQSVYAMVDEEQNYEPGLVLESEENENGTVAYRCTTDGDTIVMVTASELYLTEDQARSLKESSRSRSPTSPATPRRRHNRELDLDNIIQGPRSARSRDKGTPSGKKRVTSPKSPKASTSGVKTKSTPVGRKRLASESSEMSESSNSAPPVRLEEVAGVEPEVQKTPRKIDGVKAGPLQLKGAAKQNIGKKNSKLTKFENDEDTVSTLGPIPSPDSKLFAGLCFLLTCTEPPKPTTSEKKEQCQDTRHYSSEEDGETTSTHPGTDTEDLEFCTRPFNKERLKEQLEAGGGTVYSHFDDVPKNKYSVCKLIAPRPCLTAKYILCLGADIRALSHAWVIMSCIHSRLLDVDAYILPSGWSILKKHYVNWVPPSGKRNTAFLKDKVVLLCGDQDTFVKFWERVCTFAGATTRVVNEEDLNMSGAVVLVTEWDCPHEVQNKANQDNIPLVSTTWVVQSLIEAKMIAPTSHDKFSFMYAEPE, encoded by the exons ATGGAAGAACCCAGTACTGAACCTATCGACATTGAACCAGCATCAGGAGAAACAG atGTGCAGTTAGTCTCTGAACAAAGCAACATGGAAACCAAGAATGTGTCTCAAAATCTCTTCCCAGAGAGTCCTGTGTATGAACCGGAAGACGATCCTACGTGTCTGGAGGAAACTCTTGca GTTGAAGAAACTAAAGAAGAACAGAAGCCGacag ATGAACATCCTACAGTACATACTAAAAGAAAGCTATCAGAAGAAGCAACAGACAGCAGTGCAAAGATACAAAAACTCGATCTGGATGATGAAGAGATTGCTGTATCAACCCAAACATTAGATGACGAGGTATCAGAGATAACTAGTGTAGCGAAACGCAAATTGCAAGAAGAACTACCATCTACTTCACGTGTTCGTACCCCAGGACGCGCAAGTccaagaaaagtaaaaaaacgaAGCAATAGTGCTGAGCTCACACCAAAAACACCAAACACCCCCAAATCTCGTTCATCTAGTGTAGACATCACTAAAGGTCGTAAAACACCTAAGCTTAAAGCACAGTTGGAGCTGTTCAAAAAACAAACCGAAGATAATGATGTCATTGTCATTTCTTCTGATAGTTCAAGTCGTCCGAGTGTAGAATTCGTAGCAGAAATTCCCGCACCTAAAATACCTGAAACAATAGCTGAAGAAAGTACTTCAGAAAACCTTGATGACTCGCAGAATTTCCATTTAGCATTATCTCCCACTCcagatgaaaatgaaaattctaATGAAAGTAAACCTATAAGTGAAAATAATGTTCCTGACTATAACAGTGAACCAGTGATTGTTAAAGATAGAGAAGAGATTATCGATGCTGGAAAAATGTCCGAAACGAAAAGCGATGGATTTAATTAcgatcttaaaaataaatcacacCCAAAAGATTATAACAATGGAAAAACAACAGATCAAGATACTACTGACAGCATATGTTCGGGCTTAGACAGTCCAGAAAATCCTCCAAGCGTTGCTTCAAAACTGATTTCGAAGTTATCAAACGGAAATTCTTCTACACCAACTGAAACAATCGCTAAACTTGGTGCCGATGATATTACTCCTGACATGTCGAAATTGAATGGTAATAAAGGGAAAAGGGGGAAAAATGAATCTTTCCGAGTCAGTAACACAACAACTCCCTCAACCATATCTCCTTTGCAAAATGGCCACTCTTTACCAGTAAGTACACCGCAGATACCAGTTTTTGATGTTCATGTTAGTCACAATGAAGATTGCGAATTTCTGTCTTTGTACGTTGTCCGAACTGATAATGATGTGGGAATGGATATGTGCAAGGAATATCAGAGGATTTCGAAAAGATTCACTATCGATCCATACTTAGGCGACGTTTCAGTTAATAACTCCCCATCTAGTGTTACCAGTGTGGGGATGGTGAATTTACCCAATAGATCCTCATTCGTTTCCACCATTAGTTCGACATCTTCATCTAGCACTCGAACCAGCGATGGTGCTTTCGTAGTACCACAACCACCGCGAAAATCTGTTTCAAATCCATCCTCCACCGTCAAAGGATACGAAGCTTTAATGAAGAAGCTTCAAGATTTATTTTCGCACATCCGAGAAGCATCTGCTACTGAAGCTAATCGGTCTATGAACGAAGACAAAATATCTGTTGGTATCCAAGCTTCATTGTCGAATGAAACTGGTTTCAGTAATGGTAACGCAAGTCCGGACGAAGTAAGTAAATGCGACAAAGCCACTCCGAAAAGTTCCTTAAAGAAAAGGGTTAGAGGTCGGCGACCTATAGCAGGGAAAACTAAACGGGCTTTATTACCAACTCAACCTGAAGAAGTCGAATATATGCATGGGATGAATTCTCCCGAAATGGTGCCAACGAATGGCGATAGTGGGAAAATGTCGCCTAAGGAGGAGAAACCTTTGTCATCTTTGATTGGAACCCCCAAATCCGTTACTAAGTTGAAGCAGAAAAAAAGGCCTACGTCACCTAGACCTGCCACACCCGTGGAAAAGGTTGTAGTAAAAACTGAATATCCTGGTCATCCGCCTGATACAGTCGTGCTAGCTAAATGGGTAGATAAGCGTTACTACTCTGGCAAAGTGCTAGAAATCACGGAGCCAAACAAATATCTGATCAAATTCGACGATGGACAAAGCAAAACTCTGTTGGATGACTTCATAATTTTTGGGGACACTAAGAAGTTGCCCCTTCAAGGACAATCTGTTTATGCTATGGTTGATGAAGAGCAGAACTATGAACCTGGTTTGGTCCTGGAATCTGAGGAGAACGAGAATGGAACTGTGGCTTATCGATGCACTACAGATGG CGACACAATAGTGATGGTAACGGCCAGCGAATTGTATCTAACAGAAGATCAAGCGCGATCGCTTAAGGAGTCGTCTCGGTCGCGATCGCCGACTTCGCCCGCCACGCCGCGTAGACGCCACAATAGAGAGCTGGACCTCGATAATATCATACAG GGGCCCCGCAGCGCTCGAAGTCGAGACAAAGGAACGCCCAGTGGCAAGAAACGTGTTACGTCACCAAAGAGCCCGAAAGCTTCTACCTCAG GTGTCAAAACCAAAAGTACTCCAGTAGGTCGAAAACGCCTTGCAAGCGAGAGCAGTGAAATGAGTGAAAGCAGCAACTCTGCCCCTCCCGTGAGGCTAGAAGAGGTTGCTGGTGTTGAGCCGGAGGTCCAAAAGACCCCGCGGAAGATCGACGGGGTCAAAG CCGGTCCTCTACAGCTTAAAGGCGCAGCGAAGCAGAATATAGGCAAAAAGAACTCAAAGTTGACCAAATTTGAAAATGATGAAGATACTGTATCAACTCTGGGCCCCATTCCTAGCCCTGATAGCAAGCTGTTCGCCGGGTTATGTTTCTTGCTCACTTGCACTGAACCGCCGAAACCTACGACATCGGAGAAAAAAGAG CAATGCCAAGACACCCGCCACTATTCATCGGAAGAGGATGGTGAAACCACCTCCACCCACCCAGGCACTGATACGGAGGACCTGGAGTTCTGTACGCGGCCCTTCAATAAGGAGCGACTCAAAGAACAGCTGGAAGCAGGCGGCGGAACTGTTTACAG ccaTTTCGACGATGTTCCAAAGAACAAGTACTCTGTCTGCAAGCTCATTGCGCCACGGCCGTGTTTGACTGCGAAGTACATACTATGCCTAGGCGCCGATATCCGCGCCCTGTCCCACGCGTGGGTTATCATGAGCTGCATACACAGTCGACTGCTAGATGTGGACGCCTACATACTGCCTTCTGGATGGTCCATACTGAAAAAGCATTATGTCAACTGG GTCCCACCATCCGGCAAACGCAACACAGCATTCCTCAAGGACAAAGTGGTCCTGCTATGCGGTGACCAGGACACGTTTGTCAAATTCTGGGAACGTGTGTGCACATTCGCCGGGGCAACCACCCGAGTCGTCAACGAAGAAGACCTGAACATGTCCGGGGCAGTCGTCCTTGTTACAGAATGGGACTGTCCCCACGAAGTCCAGAACAAGGCCAACCAGGATAACATCCCATTGGTGTCAACAACATGGGTAGTCCAGAGTTTGATCGAGGCGAAGATGATCGCCCCCACCTCCCACGACAAGTTCTCATTTATGTACGCGGAGCCTGAATGA
- the LOC120632643 gene encoding uncharacterized protein LOC120632643 has protein sequence MKVYIFFAALVAAVVIIECSHTFMGTNVLRQQVLHRDVKYSSRMFRKRVELFNFTMPASFGYGRSIQGILAYDRTNSDASANVTSGGLGFNYLTLRMKSERGNDIHFDVYIYA, from the exons ATGAAGGTCTACATTTTCTTCGCGGCGCTAGTAGCAGCGGTTGTCATTATAGAATGCTCACATACATTTATGGGGACCAACGTGCTGAGACAGCAGGTCTTGCACCGCGACGTTAAGTACAGCTCAAGGATGTTCAGGAAACGGGTTGAACTATTCAACTTTACGATGCCCGCATCATTTGGTTACGGAAGATCTATTCAG GGTATCCTCGCCTACGATAGGACCAACTCTGATGCTTCTGCCAACGTGACATCAGGAGGACTTGGCTTCAACTACTTGACATTACGCATGAAGAGCGAGCGCGGGAATGACATACACTTCGACGTTTACATCTACGCGTAG